GGCTAATCGGGCAAAGAAAAAAGCACAAAGGCAGCCGCGTTCACGTTATGGTGCCAATAAGCGTGTTGAAAAGGGAACTGACTGGAGTAAAAAGCAAGCGGCAGTTAATCAAGATATTTCTTCTAAAGATTTGAAGGATTTCTTTAAAAATCTTGAAGATAAGAACGGTATGAAGTAGGTGCAAGATGATGCAAGCGATTAGCAATTTGATTAGTAAATTAGATCCAGAATTGGTTAAAAAGTATAATTTGACAGAAATTTATCAACAAGTTTTAGCAGATCCAGATATTAAACAATTCTTGCAAGAAAATCAGACTAAGATTACTGCTGAAATGATTAATAAGAGTTTGCCTAGTCTATATGAATACTATACTAGTAAGCAACGCAAGGATCCGGTTACTAATGGCTATCGCCCTGAATTGTTCATTAATAATCAGGCTATTGACTTACGTTATGTTCCAGAGGCTAGTAAGCTAGCACGTGACCGCGTAGCTAACACTAAGAAGCATTTGCAATTAATTAAGTTGCCGCAGGCTTTGCATGATGTACGTTTGAGTCAGGCGGAAATGACTCAGGGTCGGTCGCAAGTTATGGCATTAATTCAGCAATTTTTAGCAAAATATGCACAAGATATTCATCAAAAAGGATTATATTTGTCAGGCGATTTTGGTGTTGGTAAAACCTATATTCTAGCTGGACTGGCTAATCAGGTAGCAGCAATGGACCAACAAGTGGTTTTCCTGCATTTGCCAGCATTTATTGCTAGTTTATCTAGTCATTTTGAGGATAATAGTTTGCAGTCGGAAATCGATCGGGTAGCTCAATGTGATTTATTAATTTTAGATGATATTGGGGCTGAAACTCTGAGCCAATGGTCACGCGATGACGTATTAGGTGTAATCTTACAAGCAAGAATGGATAATGTTTTACCCACCTTTTTTTCATCCAACATGGCAATGGATGATTTAGAAGAGCATTTTAAGGAAACTAAGAATGCCATCGATCCAGTAAAGGCAGCACGCTTGATGGAACGGGTACGCACACTAGCAACTGAAGTGGTAGTTTCGGGCAAAAACCGTAGGCGTTAATTAAAAAATTCTTGCAATTTGTTAATTATTCGGTATAATGAATGACAATGAATGAACATGATGTTGCTTGATTCAGAGAGAAAAGACGTTTTTCTGGAAGTCTTTCAAGTAAGTAACACCCCACTCATCCATCCTAAAAGATAATAAACTTTGGCTGGATTCCATTATCGATCCTTAATGAGATGATTATTAAGATAATCTAATTTTGGGTGGAACCACGCTACTAGACGTCCCAGTGCTTAATTGCACTGGGACTTTTTTATTTATGGAGGAAAAATATGAGTTTTGTAATTACATTACCAGATGGTTCAAAACGTGACTTTGATGAGGCACTAACAATTAGTGATTTGGCGCATGGCATTTCAACTTCACTTGGTAAGGCGGCGCTTGCTGGTAAAGTTGACGGTCAATTGCAACCAGTTGATTACGAACTTAACGCTGATGCTGAAGTTGCAATTATTACTGATAAGGATGATGAAGGCTTAACAGTTTTACGAGCAACCGTTGCTTTTGTTTTAGAAGCGGTTGCCAAAAAGGCTTATCCAGAATTACATTTCGGTGAACATGCTGCAGATGAAGATGGCTTCTTTGTTGATACTGACAAGGAAGAACAAATTAAGATTAGTGAATTGCCAAAGTTTGAAAAGGAAATTCAAAAGGTAATTAAAAGTGGTGCCAAGATTGAACGGGTACAGTTGCCAAAGAGCGAACTTGCAGATATGTTTGAAGGCGATCCTTATAAGCTTGAATTGCTAAAAGCCGAATCAGATTTAGTTACTGCTTATCAGTTAGGTGACTTTGTTGACTTTGGTTTTGCTGCATTATTGCCTAATACTGGTAAAATTAAGCAATTCAAGTTGTTGTCTGTTGCCGGTGCATATTGGCAAGGACAGTCAGCTAATCCAATGCTGCAAAGAATTTCAGGGACAGCCTTCTTTAAAAAGGCTGATCTCGATGCTGATTTGAAGCGGCGTGAGGAGATTAAAGAACGTGATCACCGTAAGATTGGTCGTGATCTTGATTTATTCTTCGTTGATCCTAAGGTTGGTGCAGGCTTGCCATACTGGTTACCCAAAGGTGCCACTATTCGCCGCGTAATTGAACGTTATATTACCGATAAAGAGGTAGCTCGCGGGTATCAACATGTGTATACTCCAGTTTTAATGAATCTTGATGCCTATAAAACTTCAGGTCACTGGCAACACTATCGTGATGATATGTTTCCGCCAATGGATATGGGCGATGGCGAAATGTTGGAAATTAGACCGATGAATTGTCCATCTCATATTCAAATTTATAAGCATCATATTCGTTCTTACCGTGAATTGCCAATCCGGATTGCAGAACTAGGAATGATGCACAGGTATGAGAAGTCTGGTGCTTTATCTGGATTGCAACGAGTAAGAGAAATGACTTTGAATGATGGTCATACTTTTGTAACCTTAGATCAAGTTAAAGACGAATTTGCCAGAACCTTGCAATTAATCATGGATGTTTACAAGGACTTTGATATTACAGATTACTATTTCAGACTGTCTTATCGTGATCCTAAGAATACTGAAAAATACTTTGCTAATGATGAAATGTGGGAACGTAGTCAATCAATGCTTAAAGGCGCTATGGATGACATGGGTCTTGATTATGTTGAAGCAGAGGGTGAAGCTGCCTTTTATGGTCCTAAACTTGATATTCAAACTAAGACTGCCCTAGGTAGTGATGAAACTATGTCAACAATTCAACTAGATTTTATGTTGCCAGAGCAATTCGACTTAACTTATGTTGGTCAAGATGGTGAAGACCATCGTCCAGTGATGATTCACCGCGGAATTGTAGGGACAATGGAGAGATTCATTGCTTATCTAATTGAAATGTACAAGGGTGCTTTCCCAACTTGGCTAGCTCCAGTACAAGTGGAGATTATTCCGGTTAACCTAGATGCTCATGGTGATTACGCTAAGAGCATTCGCGATGAGCTAAATAGTCGCGGCTTTAGAGCAGAAGTTAATTTTAGAAATGAAAAGTTAGGTTACAAGATTCGTGAAGCTCAAACACAAAAAGTCCCGTACACTTTAGTTCTGGGTGATAAGGAAATGCAAGCAAACGGCGTTAATGTTCGCCGTTATGGTACAGAAGAAGAAATTTCCAAGAGCTTAACTGAATTTATTACTGAAATCGACCAAGATGTTAAGTCATATTCACGTAAAAACAACTAGAAATTAAAACCAATAAATGTATTAATAATTTCGGCACTTTTAAATTTAAAAAATCTTTTAGTATTGTAAGCCTGAGTTGCAAAAGTAGTGTAGACGGGATATAGTATTGGATTTTAGCTAGCTGAGTGTTCAATTTGATACTTAAATTTAGAATTAATATTTATTAAGGAGAAATTTATGTCGATGATCGAATTCCACAATGTGCAGAAATTTTATAAAAAATTCCAAGTTTTGTATAATGTTAATCTTTTGTCGAAGCTGACGATAGTAGCAGCTTCTTTATGCAACCTAAAACGCAGCTCGCAGCAGTTTTTAAGCAAGATTATTGCTTATTAAGGAGAAATATCATGAAGAAAAAAATATGGCTTATACCAATTATTTTCACGGTTTTCTTATTATCTGGCTGTAGTAAAAAAGTTGCTGATCAGACAACCATAAAAAATGTTCGCAATTCAAATACGTTAACTTGGGGAGTTGAGGGCGATAAAAAGCTATTCAGCCTAATTGACGTGCATGATGATCAGGTAAAAGGTTTTGAGATCGACTTAGCTAAAGCAATTACTAAGGAAATTTTAGGACCTAAAGGACAGAGTCGATTTGTTTTGGCTACTTCGCAATCGCGAGTACCACTACTAAAAAATGGCAATGTTGATGCGGTGATTGCTACAATGACGATTACTCCTGAGCGGCAAAAAGTAATTAATTTTTCTAATGTTTACTTTAATGCGGGAAAAACGTTGCTAGTTCCTAAAGATTCTGATATTAAAAGTGTTAAAGATCTAAATGGTAAAACTGTGATTGGTATTCTAGGTGATAATTCTGTTCAGGCAGTTAAGAAGTATGCTCCTAAGGCGAAAGTCATTGCTATGCAGGACTATGGTCAAGCAGTATCGGCCTTAAAATCGCATCAGGGGGATGCCTTAACTAGCGACAATGGCGTTTTGTTTGGATTAGCAGCTGAAAATCCTGTGCTAAAAGTATGTGGTGGCACTTTTACTAAGGAACCCTATGGTATTGCTGTTAATAAACACCAGGCCGGACTTGAGAAGGCTATCAATCAGGCGATTGCTCATCTTCAGCACAGTGGCAAGTATAATCAGCTAGTCAAGAAATGGTTTAGTCAAGTCCCTGGATTTAATTATCGGCAGTTATATAAGTAAATTTAAGAAATAAAATATGAGAATATGGAGTGCTTCTAGATGCTAAATTTAGGAGCACTTTATTTTTTATTCCATTAAAATATACACAATAGTAAGAGAGGAGGACAGATATGAAAAAAATCAATTTATCCGGTTATTATTTTGTTATAAGCTCTTCTAATATAGATAAAATGGTCACTGAGGGGAAATATCTTGAGCAGAAGACGCGATTGTACTATGATTGAGGGTAAAGAAATCCTGAACCACAAGACCTAAGTTTACATGTTAACAATTTGATTGGTTTAATTTAAAATAAAAAATAATTCTGTAAAATCAATTACAGAATTATTTTTGCTTTGGTTAAAGATATTTGTGATAATGATAACTTTTAAATAGTAGTACGGCTGGTTTTAATTGAATAATTATTAATTTGCCCGATAAGAACTTATTTCTTGTGCATACTTAGTAAGCAGTTCATGACAATAAACTTTCTCATCTGTCGCTGATCGTACATGACGCCACAATAATGCCGCAACTTTCAATGGCTCATGAAAGTTACTTGTATCCTTATCTTGAAAAAAGTCGCGCACAAAATTATTCCACTGATAAGTTAGCTCTTCTGCTACCTGATCAATCTGATTTTTGCTAAGTATTTGCGCTTGTTGCAATAAATCTTCTACCGTCATTTCGGTATCATTTTCCTTTTCGGCTTTTCGCTTAACAATCGCCATTTCTTTTTTAAAAGAAAATTTGGAAAGACCAAAATAAGCTGCAAAAAATTTTCGGGCTTCATTATTAAATTTAAAACCTGAACCAACCACTTTTGTATTCAGTGAAATTTCTTCAGCCTTAAGTGTTTTGACTGCTTTATTTTTACGTTTAGGCTTAATGTCTCTAGCCGGTATGCCAGAAAAATAAGCTATCAGATAAGAATTTAATTCTGCTTTAGTTCCAACGGCTGGTAAACAAAATTTGCGGCAGAGTTTTACCAAGTCAGTTTTATAATAATAAGTAGTCTTAAATTGGGTTAAATTTTGCGGGATTTCCATCTTGCTCTCCCTTTCTCATTTTTTTAATTATAGCTAAATTAAAATCGTTTTAACAGTTGATTGTTTAAAATACTTTTTGAATTCATCATTATTAAATCTGATTGATAATAAATCATTTAAAGAGTAATGTT
This DNA window, taken from Lactobacillus sp. ESL0684, encodes the following:
- the dnaI gene encoding primosomal protein DnaI; protein product: MQAISNLISKLDPELVKKYNLTEIYQQVLADPDIKQFLQENQTKITAEMINKSLPSLYEYYTSKQRKDPVTNGYRPELFINNQAIDLRYVPEASKLARDRVANTKKHLQLIKLPQALHDVRLSQAEMTQGRSQVMALIQQFLAKYAQDIHQKGLYLSGDFGVGKTYILAGLANQVAAMDQQVVFLHLPAFIASLSSHFEDNSLQSEIDRVAQCDLLILDDIGAETLSQWSRDDVLGVILQARMDNVLPTFFSSNMAMDDLEEHFKETKNAIDPVKAARLMERVRTLATEVVVSGKNRRR
- the thrS gene encoding threonine--tRNA ligase; translated protein: MSFVITLPDGSKRDFDEALTISDLAHGISTSLGKAALAGKVDGQLQPVDYELNADAEVAIITDKDDEGLTVLRATVAFVLEAVAKKAYPELHFGEHAADEDGFFVDTDKEEQIKISELPKFEKEIQKVIKSGAKIERVQLPKSELADMFEGDPYKLELLKAESDLVTAYQLGDFVDFGFAALLPNTGKIKQFKLLSVAGAYWQGQSANPMLQRISGTAFFKKADLDADLKRREEIKERDHRKIGRDLDLFFVDPKVGAGLPYWLPKGATIRRVIERYITDKEVARGYQHVYTPVLMNLDAYKTSGHWQHYRDDMFPPMDMGDGEMLEIRPMNCPSHIQIYKHHIRSYRELPIRIAELGMMHRYEKSGALSGLQRVREMTLNDGHTFVTLDQVKDEFARTLQLIMDVYKDFDITDYYFRLSYRDPKNTEKYFANDEMWERSQSMLKGAMDDMGLDYVEAEGEAAFYGPKLDIQTKTALGSDETMSTIQLDFMLPEQFDLTYVGQDGEDHRPVMIHRGIVGTMERFIAYLIEMYKGAFPTWLAPVQVEIIPVNLDAHGDYAKSIRDELNSRGFRAEVNFRNEKLGYKIREAQTQKVPYTLVLGDKEMQANGVNVRRYGTEEEISKSLTEFITEIDQDVKSYSRKNN
- a CDS encoding transporter substrate-binding domain-containing protein, which translates into the protein MKKKIWLIPIIFTVFLLSGCSKKVADQTTIKNVRNSNTLTWGVEGDKKLFSLIDVHDDQVKGFEIDLAKAITKEILGPKGQSRFVLATSQSRVPLLKNGNVDAVIATMTITPERQKVINFSNVYFNAGKTLLVPKDSDIKSVKDLNGKTVIGILGDNSVQAVKKYAPKAKVIAMQDYGQAVSALKSHQGDALTSDNGVLFGLAAENPVLKVCGGTFTKEPYGIAVNKHQAGLEKAINQAIAHLQHSGKYNQLVKKWFSQVPGFNYRQLYK
- a CDS encoding SAP domain-containing protein — translated: MEIPQNLTQFKTTYYYKTDLVKLCRKFCLPAVGTKAELNSYLIAYFSGIPARDIKPKRKNKAVKTLKAEEISLNTKVVGSGFKFNNEARKFFAAYFGLSKFSFKKEMAIVKRKAEKENDTEMTVEDLLQQAQILSKNQIDQVAEELTYQWNNFVRDFFQDKDTSNFHEPLKVAALLWRHVRSATDEKVYCHELLTKYAQEISSYRAN